In one Rutidosis leptorrhynchoides isolate AG116_Rl617_1_P2 chromosome 8, CSIRO_AGI_Rlap_v1, whole genome shotgun sequence genomic region, the following are encoded:
- the LOC139862130 gene encoding O-fucosyltransferase 27, giving the protein MKGDVGGKMVIKSKLKWVGLVGLVLSALSLFTHFLLARYSSYTDEPLTEYQAFTIFSWRPIFENAAADLSPNSKLYRRLWGPVRRFEYLQPHAKTREHYAVPVSETDRFIFVRIRGGFHEIRSSICDAVVIARLLNATLVIPEIQSTTSSKGISAQFKSFAYLYNEDQFMAALSNDITVVKTLPKSLKGARRKKEIPSFKVANSQSPYYYLHHVLPVLKRHSVVELVVSDGGCLQAILPPDLEEYQRLRCRVAFHALSFRQEVQELATKILHRLRAPGRPFIAYDPGMTRDALAYYGCAELFQDVHTELIQHRRLWMLKRGIVKGNLTVDSNAQRLNGSCPLMPEEIGIILRAYGYSWDTIIYISGGEVFGGQKKLIPFHAIFENVVDRTSLTTPWELNKIYGREANLVDKYIKTPPSAEKETKYESWKTSGQRPRPLPPPPARPKSYNIEGWWGWVAESDNEPESTVIELRTNAHKLLWEAIDYMVCVEADVFVPGFDRDGKGRPSFASLVMGHRLYQSASAKSFRFDRKEIAKYMEDINDHMYEVNHTWIKSVRRHLSKSLLDGLTQDSKVSKSSSFLSFPVPECSCLRFESNNSSSRASSSQLPAAIKAAHGCPSWMGKDVILHPGDEDDVEDDDNDDDSGLFSLFARPSGGGSSNRNTVSSGGRSGGEMMSSKEETQMDDQEEMDGGDR; this is encoded by the exons ATGAAAGGGGATGTTGGGGGAAAGATGGTAATCAAGTCAAAATTGAAGTGGGTAGGTTTAGTTGGACTTGTACTCTCTGCTTTATCCCTTTTTACTCACTTCCTTCTTGCTAGGTATTCTTCATATACAGATGAACCCCTTACTGAGTATCAAGCCTTTACTATTTTTTCTTGGAGACCCATTTTTGAGAATGCAGCGGCAGATCTTTCCCCCAAT AGTAAACTGTATAGAAGATTATGGGGACCTGTTAGACGTTTTGAATATTTACAACCGCATGCTAAAACCAGAGAGCACTATGCAG TGCCAGTTTCAGAAACAGATAGGTTTATTTTTGTTCGGATACGTGGAGGTTTTCATGAGATTAGAAGCTCG ATATGTGATGCTGTTGTTATCGCTCGGCTTTTAAATGCTACACTAGTGATCCCGGAAATTCAGTCGACCACTAGTAGCAAAGGAATCAG TGCTCAATTTAAGAGTTTTGCTTACCTTTACAATGAGGATCAGTTCATGGCAGCATTATCGAACGATATAACAGTTGTAAAAACACTTCCCAAAAGCCTTAAAGGAGCTAGAAGAAAAAAAGAAATTCCATCGTTTAAAGTGGCCAACTCTCAATCTCCGTATTATTATTTACATCACGTTCTCCCGGTTTTAAAACGCCACTCTGTGGTTGAACTTGTTGTGTCAGATGGTGGATGCTTGCAG GCAATACTTCCTCCAGATCTTGAGGAATATCAACGGCTGAGATGTCGCGTTGCATTTCACGCTTTAAGCTTCAGACAGGAGGTCCAGGAATTGGCAACCAAGATTTTGCATAG GTTAAGGGCTCCAGGAAGGCCATTTATAGCGTATGACCCGGGGATGACAAGAGATGCTTTAGCATATTATGGTTGTGCAGAACTCTTTCAG GATGTGCATACCGAACTCATTCAGCACAGACGGTTGTGGATGTTAAAACGAGGAATTGTGAAAGGCAATCTTACTGTGGATTCAAATGCACAACGTTTAAATGGTTCTTGTCCACTTATGCCAGAAGAG ATTGGCATCATCCTTCGTGCATACGGATACTCTTGGGACACAATAATCTACATATCTGGTGGAGAAGTCTTCGGTGGTCAAAAGAAACTAATCCCGTTTCACGCAATCTTCGAAAACGTAGTCGACAGAACATCCCTTACTACGCCTTGGGAACTAAACAAAATATACGGTCGTGAAGCCAACCTCGTTGACAAATATATAAAAACACCTCCTTCTGCTGAGAAAGAAACGAAATATGAATCTTGGAAAACATCGGGTCAACGCCCTCGGCCGCTGCCGCCACCTCCCGCTAGGCCGAAGTCCTATAACATCGAAGGGTGGTGGGGTTGGGTGGCCGAGAGTGATAATGAGCCCGAGAGTACCGTAATCGAGTTGAGGACTAATGCTCATAAGCTGTTATGGGAAGCAATTGATTACATGGTGTGTGTAGAAGCTGATGTGTTTGTTCCTGGTTTTGATCGTGATGGTAAAGGAAGACCGAGTTTTGCAAGTTTAGTAATGGGCCACAGACTCTATCAATCCGCTTCAGCCAAATCTTTTAGGTTTGACAG GAAAGAAATCGCAAAGTATATGGAAGATATCAATGACCATATGTACGAAGTCAACCATACCTGGATCAAATCAGTGCGACGTCACCTGAGTAAAAGCTTGCTTGACGGTTTAACACAAGACTCAAAAgtttcaaaatcatcatcttttctcTCTTTCCCGGTCCCAGAATGTTCTTGCCTAAGATTCGAGTCAAACAACTCATCATCTCGTGCATCCTCTTCCCAACTTCCAGCTGCTATTAAGGCTGCACATGGTTGTCCTTCATGGATGGGTAAAGATGTAATTTTACATCCTGGAGACGAagatgatgttgaagatgatgataatgatgatgattctgGACTGTTTAGTTTGTTTGCTCGACCTAGCGGTGGCGGTTCTAGTAATAGAAATACTGTAAGCAGTGGCGGCAGAAGCGGTGGAGAGATGATGAGCAGCAAAGAAGAAACTCAGATGGACGATCAAGAGGAAATGGACGGTGGTGATCGATAG